Proteins from one Silurus meridionalis isolate SWU-2019-XX chromosome 3, ASM1480568v1, whole genome shotgun sequence genomic window:
- the LOC124381157 gene encoding uncharacterized protein LOC124381157, whose protein sequence is MDTASGELTRSMATRLNGTSPGVNTVWFRFIDNIPVIGTVKEAVESVFTLYEGNEAVVKEKKEVIKNSVGIQSTEGAAGAAATPEVSGLKNVTEVTKQHIKECPLKGSKGKLKSTPEKQKKNEKELVDTGEKKRLIESDYQPMEKVEQELCEDAGNAKRGAHVFNNNVLKFHHKVLQTFIQQYKIFNLQGYNKEEIEDFGSHTLSQETTMEIQRNMVVHFEPEDQYKNENASLYGRYHEDLTKAFLNVLGHINPEDVTEADKEHLNDEINKINRLEIYVDEDAKKKWIESGMNHKEKAKRQARFDVVKHQVATMYETDRGLGWSLEILGRVAPLFSQRQ, encoded by the exons ATGGACACTGCCTCTGGGGAATTGACTCGGTCCATGGCCACTAGGCTCAATGGCACTAGTCCTGGAGTGAATACTGTGTGGTTCAGATTCATTGATAATATTCCAGTCATCGGGACGGTAAAGGAAGCAGTGGAGTCGGTGTTCACTCTGTACGAAGGGAATGAAGCCGTagtgaaggagaaaaaggaagtGATTAAAAACAGTGTGGGAATTCAG tcGACTGAAGGAGCAGCAGGTGCAGCAGCAACACCTGAGGTTTCTGGCCTTAAAaatgtgacag AGGTCACAAAGCAGCACATTAAGGAATGTCCCTTGAAAGGGTCTAAAGGAAAATTAAAATCAACtccagaaaaacagaaaaaaaatgaaaaagaattagTGGacacgggggaaaaaaaacggcTCATCGAATCAGATTATCAACCAATGGAGAAAGTGGAACAGGAACTGTGCGAAGATGCGGGAAATGCTAAGAGAGGAGCGCATGTCTTTAATAATAACGTGCTGAAATTTCATCACAAAGTTCTGCAAACGTTTATACaacaatataaaatttttaatctTCAAGGATACAATAAAGAGGAAATAGAAGATTTCGGCAGCCACACACTTTCCCAGGAAACAACAATGGAGATACAGAGAAACATGGTAGTGCACTTTGAACCTGAGGATCAGTACAAAAACGAGAATGCATCATTGTATGGCAGATATCATGAAGATCTAACCAAAGCATTTTTGAATGTGCTGGGACACATAAATCCTGAGGACGTGACAGAAGCAGATAAAGAACATCTAAATGATgagataaataaaattaatagatTAGAAATTTATGTTGAcgaagatgcaaaaaaaaagtggattGAGAGTGGAATGAATcacaaagaaaaagcaaaaagacaGGCTCGGTTTGATGTGGTAAAACACCAGGTAGCCACAATGTACGAGACTGATCGTGGTTTGGGTTGGAGCCTGGAGATTTTGGGTAGGGTTGCACCTTTGTTTAGTCAAAGACAGTAA